A segment of the Parasynechococcus marenigrum WH 8102 genome:
CACCAAAGCGCACCGTCTGCACCCCGCGTTGATCCCCCTTTGTTCGCCACAGGACGCCCGCAGGCCGACCGCTCTGGCACTGGGCAGTTTTGATGGGTTGCATGCCGGACACCGCCGTGTGATCGGCCAGGCCATCGCGGGTTCCACTGCGGTGCCCACTGTGGTGAGCTTCTGGCCCCACCCGCGGGAGGTGCTGTTCGGTGAAGCCCGACTGCGGCTGGATCTGCCCAGCGAAAAGCTGGAGCTGCTGCAGCCGCTGGGCATCGAGCAGCTGGTGCTGGTTCCCTTCACCCCGGAGCTGGCCCAGCTGAGTGCAGAAGCGTTCGTCAACACCGTGCTGCTGGACACCCTGCAGGCGCAGCGGATCGTCGTGGGGGCCAACTTCCGCTTCGGAAACAAGCGCAGTGGAGACGCTGACCTACTCCGCCAGGTAGCCGCGGCCAGGGGGGTGGAGGTGCTGGTGACGGAGATCGTGGAGGACGGCAACGGACGGATGAGCAGCAGCCGTATCCGCGCTGCGCTGGACATCGGCGATCTGGACACCGCCAAGTCCCTGCTGGGCCGTCCTTACCGTTTCCGCGGTCGGGTGGTGCGGGGCCGTGGTCTGGGCCGCGAACTGGGCTGGCCCACCGCCAATCTGCAGGTGGACGGCCGCAAGTTCCTGCCGGCACTGGGGGTGTATGCCGCCTGGGCCTGGGTGGACGGCGGGGATCAACCCCTGGCCGCTGTGATGAATATGGGTCCGCAACCGACGGTGGATCCCACCTCCCCCTCGGCTGTGGAGGTGCACCTGCTCGACCGCACGATCGAATTGGAGGGCCGTCAGCTGACGGTGGAACCCGTGCAGCGACTCCGCGGTCAGCAGCGGTTCAGCGGACTGGAGGAACTCAGTGCTCAGATCGGCCGAGATGCCGACCAGGCCCGGTCGCTCTTGTCGGTTCAGACCGGTGTTGGGTAAGCGTTGGCCAGGCCCCAGACGATGAACACGCCGATTCCCCCCAGCAACACGATGCCCCATACAAGAACGTGCATGGGACTGTCAGACCCACCATTCTCCATGACTCAAGGGAGTGCGATCCTCCAAAGGGTGCCACGAATCTGATGGGTTGCGAGTCGTCCTTGGATCCTCGTGTGGCAAGGCTGATCGATGCCAATCTCGATCGAGCCCGCGAAGGGCTGAGGGTCGTTGAGGACTGGTGCCGTTTCGGACTGGAGCGGGATGACCTGGTGATCAGCCTGAAGGATTGGCGTCAGCGACTCGGCAAGCTGCATCAGGAGCGCTACAAGCGAGCCCGCTCCACCGTCACCGACCCTGGTGCGGGCATGGAGCATCCGGCGCAGCTCGACCGTCACAGCCCCCGGCAAGTCGTGGAGGCCAACTGCGGCCGGGTGCAGGAAGCCCTGAGAGTGCTGGAGGAATACGGGCGCAACGTGGATGCCCCTCTGTCCGCTGAGGCCGCCGCCATCCGCTACGGCCTTTACGACCTGGAGGTGACCTGCCTCACAGCTACCAGCGGCAACAACCGTCGGAACCGGTTGCAGGACTGCCAGCTCTGCCTGATCACCAGCCCATGCCCTGACCTTGTCGATCGCGTGAAAACTGCTCTGCGCAGCGGTGTGGCCATGGTTCAGCACCGCTGTAAATCCGGAAGCGACCTGGAACGACTGGCGGAAGCCAGAACCCTGGCTGCTCTCTGCCGTGATCACGGCGCTCTGTTGATCATCAACGACCGGATTGATCTGGCCCTGGCAGTGGATGCCGATGGCGTTCATCTGGGTCAGGACGACCTGCCCACGGATGTGGCCCGTGGCTTGATCGGCCCCGGACGTCTCCTCGGACGCAGCACCCATTCCCTGAACCAGGTGGCGGAAGCACACCGCGAGGACTGCGACTACCTGGGTCTTGGTCCCGTCAACAACACCGCCGTGAAGCCGGAGCGGCCGGCCATCGGCGCTGCCTTGGTGGGTGAAGCGCTGGCCATCACGCACAAGCCGGTGTTCGCCATCGGTGGCATCAGCCAGGCCAACCTTGATGCGCTCATGGCAGTGGGGTGCCGGCGCGTGGCGGTGATCGGAGCGATCATGGGATCCGACAATCCCGAAAAGGCCAGTCAGAACCTGCTGAGCAGCCTGTCGCGCCCAACCCTTTAATCCATGGCTCTGAAGCTCACCGTCAATGGCGAAGTCCGCTGCCTGGACCCTGAGCCGATGCCTCCAACCCTCGAAGCGGTGATCGCCGCCTTGGGACATAACCCCCAGCTGGTGGTGGCAGAGCACAACGGTGTGATCGCGCCCCGTGGTGGCTGGGCCAGCACAACAGTGGGTGAAGGCGACAGCTTGGAGATCGTCACCATCGTTGGAGGTGGTTCCTAGAGTTGAACAAGTAATAGTTCGTTGTTTTGATCGCTCGGAAGCTCACCTGGACCCGCCGGTTGTTGGCCACCGTTCTGGTGCCACTGGTGGTGTTCGGCTTCGGGTTGATCAGTGCCCAACCGGCCGATGCCGCCCGCGGTGGTCGGATGGGGGGTGGCAGCTTCCGAGCCCCCTCAATGCCCCGCAGCGGCGGCGGTGGCTACCGCGGCGGTGGTTATGGCGGTGGCATGCGCGGCGGTGGCTTCGGCTTCCCGTTCATCATTCCGATCTTCGGATTCGGCGGCGGTGGACTGTTCGGCCTGCTGATCCTGATGGCCGTGGCTGGGGTTCTGGTGAACGCCTTCCGCGGAGGGGGCGGCGCCCCTGCCATTGGTGGAGGTTCGCCAATGCCGGCGGTCCCCAGCAAAGTCAATATGCTTCAGGTGCAGGTGGGGATGCTGGCCAGCGCCAAGTCGCTCCAGGAGGACCTGCGCAGACTGGCGGCCTCCTCCGACACCTCCAGCTCCAGTGGCCTGCAGCGGCTGCTGCAGGAATCCACATTGGCCTTGCTGCGACAGCCTGAGCTTTGGGTCTACGCCAATGCAGAAAGCGGCAGTGTGCCGTTCAGCAGCGCGGAATCCACGTTCAATCGGCTGTCGATGAACGAGCGCAGCAAGCTCGATGCCGAACTCACCAGCAATGTCGCCGGACAGAAGTTCACCGGCGGGACCACCGAGAACGTGGGCGATGCCGACGCCACCAATGAATTCATCGTGGTCACCCTGCTGGTGGCATCCACCGCAACGGCCAGCCTCAAGGGAGCCAGCACCGGTGAAGAGCTGCGCCAAACGCTGCGCATCCTCGGTTCAACGGCCTCCTCGGAACTGATGGCCCTTGAGGTGATCTGGCAACCGGAGGGCCGCGGCGATGTCCTCAGCGCCGAAGAACTTCTCACCGCATACCCGAATTTGCAGCATCTCTGAGGATCTGAAGATTTTCTTCCGCAGATCGAGCGCAATATGAGCACTTTTCCTCAGGATCAACACCTAGTTTTCGATTAAGCACATTTGATCGAATTCATTGGCTCCCAATCCACGCGCAATGGAATGGCAACAGGATGGGGAGCTCTCACGATCCGATTGGAGTGCTCTGATGAGCACACTGCAGCAGGTTGAAACCGATCACAACTCCGCTGAATTGGAGCGATTGGGAGAGATCAACGACGGCCAGGCAGGCTGACCCTCAACGATTCCGCAGCATCCGCAACGCTGCCATAGCTGCTCCATAACCATTGTCGATGTTGACCACGGTCAACCCAGGTGCACAGCTGGCCAGCATGCCCTCAAGAGCTGTCCTGCCTCCCTGGCTAATGCCATAGCCAACAGAAACCGGAACACCGATGATCGGCTGCGGCACCAACCCGGCCAACACCGTCGGCAGAGCCCCTTCCATGCCGGCGCAGGCGATCAACACAACAGCAGACTCCAGTCGTGGGAGCTGGTCCAGCAGCCGATGCAGGCCCGCCACCCCCACATCCATCAGCGGATCCACGGCAATGCCATGGCAGCTCAGGGCAAGAGTTGCTTCTGCCACGACGCTGCGATCACTGCTGCCACCACTGAGCACCGCCACGGGCGGCGGTCCGGGTGGCGGGGCAGGCAGTTCCCCAAGGGTCAGACAGCGGGCATGAGCATGAGCCTTCACAGCAGGAAGAGCTGCCAGCACCGCATCGGCCTTCTCAGGTGACACCCGGGTCACCAAACCCAACTCATCGGCCGCTGAAAACCGCTCCAGGATCGTGATGATCTGCTCGGCGGTCTTGTGCTCACCCCAGACCGCCTCGACCATGCCAAGCCGCTCCCGTCGCTTCAGGTCAAGGCGAGCGTCGATCATCGAGACGGCAGCTCCTGAACCTGGAGTTCGCCTTCCGCCAGCAAGGGGAACAACGGCCCTGCGGCCGGATCCCGCTTCAAGGCCTGATTCACCTGGGCCTCAAAGACCTCCTGCACCCGCTCCACCTCGGCAGCAGGAATGGCTTTCCATTGCTCACGGCTGCTCCAACGGATCAGCAGCAGGCCCTCCTCTCGCTGTGGATCCCAGAACAGCTGGCGACCTTCGAATCCAGATTGCTGCTCCAGCCAGGGCTGCCAGCTGCTTGCCTCGGCCTGCAACCAGAGCTCGCGATGGGAGGCCGGCACAGCTAGTCGCAACTGTTCAATCACCCCCTGCTCCGCCATGGCCGGTGCTGCAACCCCCAGCAGCATGGCCAGAAGCAGTGCGATGGCGCGAGTCACGGCTGGCCCAGCAGGACAACGGCCTGACAGCTGATGCCTTCCTCCCGCCCCTCCGGTCCCAGCCGTTCGTTGGTGGTGGCCTTCACACCAACGGCATCGGCAGCGATCCCGATACGGGTTGCGATATTGCCGCGCATCGCCTCGATGTGAGGTTTCAGCTTGGGCCGCTCGGCGATCACCACCGCATCGACGTTCACCACCTGCCAACCCCGTTGCGTCACCAAGGCCACCACCTGCTCCAGCAGCTGGAGGCTGTCGGCGCCCTTCCATTGCGGATCCGTCGGCGGGAAGTACTTGCCGATGTCTCCGAGCGACAGCGCACCAAGCAGGGCATCCATCACCGCATGCACCAGCACATCGGCATCGCTGTGGCCATCAAGGCCAAGCCCATCGGGATGCTCCAGGGTGACCCCACCGAGGATCAGCGGTCGGCCCTGCACCAACCGGTGGATGTCATAACCGTTGCCGATCCGCATCTGCATGGCCGCTCCTGCGTCATCACGCGCCATTCTCCAGCGTGCATAGAGATCGGGGCGACGATCCCGCGTGCGTTGCTCCCGCTGCTGCTGGCGCCAGGTCTCGATGGCGGCGTGGTTTCCGCTCCGCAACACCGCCGGCACCGCCATGCCCTGGAACTCCGCCGGTCGGGTGTAGTGGGGATGTTCCAGCAACAGCGCGCTGTGGCTTTCCTCCACCAGTGACTGGGCTGTGCCGACCGTTCCCGGCAACAGCCGCACCACCCCATTGATCACGGTCATCGCCGGCAGCTCGCCACCGGTGAGCACGAAATCACCGACGGACACCTCCTCATCGACAAGGCTGCGGATGCGTTCATCAAAGCCCTCGTAATGGCCGCAGAGCAGCACCAGCTGATCATGGTCATGGGCCCAACGCTGCAGATCGGCCTGCTGCAGAGGGCGCCCCTGGGGTGACATCAGCAGCACCCGAGCACCGCTGCGCCGGGGAATCGACTCCACCGCTGCGAACACCGGTTCCGGCTTCAGCACCATGCCGGCGCCGCCCCCGTAGGGCTCATCGTCCACCTTGCGGTAGCGGTCGGTGGCGAAATCGCGGGGGTTGTGGAGATGCAACTCGGCAATGCCGCTACCGAAGGCACGACCGATCACCCCCAGCTCGAGCAAGGGCGCAAAGGCCTGCGGCGCCAGACTCACCACATCGAGGCGATAGGGCGCCATCAGGGTTCAGGCGGCTGCTTTGGACACCCGGCGGATGTCCGTGCAAAAACTCCCCTGCCGCGGCGTTCCGTCCTGATCGGTGGCCGTGGTGCTGCGCAGTCGCAGATTGGCGCGGGTGAACCAGATCCGCTCCTGAACCGTCATCCCATCCGGGCGCGACAGGTTCAATTCCATGCTGCCGTCAGGCCAGAAGCGCCACTGCCCCGCGGATGTTCCATCGATGGCCAAAGCACCATCGCGAAGAAACCGAAGGGTGGTGCTGGCGCCTCCAGGGGCGGTCACCACCAGCTCCCCTTCCGCTTCATCCACTGCTTCGCCGAAACGCACCACCAGCTCTCCGCGTTCGCTGCTGTGCCAGTCATCGTCGCCGCCGCTTGAGAGCTCAAAGCTGCTGCGCAGGCTCATCCACTCGCCGGCACAGAGCCCGAGAAACGCTGCGGCATCTACCGGAGGGAAGGGTTGGTCGCTCATCAATCCATCTTCTCAGTCGGCTTCACCAGGTGAAGGGCAAAAACGGGTAGGGACGGTTCCAGCCGTAGAGGGCAAGGCGCTCACGTCCTGGTTGAGCGGCCCCACGCCGATGGAAGGCGAACACATCCGCTAGCACCAGGGTGTTGGCTCGGCAGGGCAAGGTCACCGGCGCCGGCAGCCCAAGGGCCTCAAGATCCTTCTCCTGGATTCGAAACGAGCCGGAGACATCCGGCTGCTGCTGGTTGCGAATCGCCGCATTGGCGGTGACCTGCTCCCAGCGCAGCCGCTCTGGGGTGAGCCGATGGCTGCCGGGCACCACTTCAAAAGGACCATCCTCTGCCGTGACCGGCCTCAGGAACAGCCAGAACTTCAGCGCCCGAAAAAATGTGTCGCGGTGCAGATCCTTCTGCAGATCCGGCGTGCGGCTCTCTTCACCGTGAACCGTGAGGTAAACGTCCAATTTGCGCGAATCCATCGGCACACCGATCACCTGGCGGGACCAACGGCTGAGGCGGGGATCGCGGGTCACCGCCGCCGCATGGGGCAACGTCACGGGATCGATGTGCAGAAATCGGTTGAGTGTGCCGCCGTCGTAGCGATCGAACCCCCCGGGGAACGGCTGTTTGGGCTGGAATCCTGTTCGCGCGTTGGCGGGCATCGGATGCTGCTCCTGAGCGGCAGCCAGGTGAGCCTCCACCTCATCCCGCACGGCCCTGAATGTCGGCTCCGGCAACACGTCCGGCACCACCAGAAAGCCATCCCGCTCCAGCTGGCGCTCCTGGACCGGTCTCAACCAGCGGCGCCAGCGGCAGAGCGCCTCCGCCAGCTGCAAGCGACGGCGATGCAACTGCCAACTGTGATTGAGCGCAGGCTGCCCCACCCATGGGTCACGGAAGCTCTTGGTGCGGCTGAGCAGCGACAGCATCAGGACTCCACCCCGTAGCCCAGCTCGGCCAGCCGGGCCGGTTTGCTGCGCCAGTCGGGAACCACCTTCACGAACAGCTCCAGATACACCGGCCCGTCGATCAGGGTCTGCATCTGCAGCCGGGCGCCCTGGCCGATGGTTTTGAGCATCGCCCCGCCTTTGCCGATCAGAATTCCCTTCTGGCTTTTGCGCTCCACCATCACCGTGGCCAGCACAGCCGTACGCCCGCCACCCTTGCCGCCAGCAGGCAACTCCTCTACGCGATCGATGGTCACCGCAACGCTGTGGGGAATCTCCTCTCGGGTGTGCAGCAACACCTGCTCCCGGATCAGCTCTCCCATCAACACCCGCTCCGGTTGGTCAGAGACCATCTCCGGGGGATACAGCTGCGGGCCCAGGGGCAACTGCGCCGCCATCGCCGAGCTCAGTGCGCTGCAGCCCTCTCCGGACAGGGCACTGCAGCGGTGAATCGGCCAAGCCGTCTCCTTAAGCAGCTCGCCGTAGGCCGCCTCTGCCTCCGCCTGACGATCCTCCGGCAGCTTGTCCCATTTATTCAGGGCCACCAAGACCGGCAGCGGCTGCTGCCGCAGCAGCTTGACGATGAAGGCATCCCCACGCCCCGGACGCTCACAGCCCTCCAGCAACAGCACCACCAGATCCACTTCGCCGATGGCACTGCGGGCGCTCTGCACCAACCGTTCCCCCAGCAAGTGGTGGGGTTTGTGAATGCCTGGGGTGTCCACAAGCACCATCTGGGCGTCCTCGGTGGTGAGGATGGCCCGCAGACGGTTACGGGTGGTCTGGGCCACAGGCGAGGTGATCGCCACCTTCTCCCCCACCAGCTGGTTCACCAGGGTGGATTTGCCCACGTTGGGCCTGCCGATCAGTGCGATGAAGCCGGAGCGGTGGTTCTCCGACGACGAAGTGGAAAGCATGACGCAAGTCTGCGCCGTCACTGTCCCCGTTTCGTTGTGCAGTTCCGGCCATAGCCTGGCCTGCAGGGCAGATCACGGCCATGGCGGAGCAGCAACCCACCTTCCAGCAGGCGATGGAGATCACCGCTGCCTGGCTGCAGCAGTGGGAGAACGAGGAGATCACCGATGAGGTGCTGGCGGACCGAATCGGTGAAATGGTGTCCAGCCGCGACGGCGCTCGGGGGTTCTTTGTGGTCAGCCTGGCTGGCGACAGCGCGCTGATGGATCGACTGCCGGATGCTGTGGTGGGGCAGTTGCGTGCCGCCGGCTCGGGCGTGGTGGATCTGAGCGTACGCAACCTGGCCATGAGCACAGCGATGGCGGTTACCCACGGCCGCTCCGGTGACAGCGCTCAGCAGTCAGGATCGCAACGGGTGAGCAGCCGCTGCTCGGAATTGCTGCGTCAACTGGAGCCGGCCCTCGTCAAGGAGCGGCTGGAGCAACTGCTGGAAGCAACGGTCGACAACACAGGCGCCGATGTCGCCTTTCTGGAGAAGTGGGGCTACGACGCCGAGCAGCGTGTTGCGATCAGCAAGAGCGTCTACGCCGTCGCCGACGACTGAGGGCTGACACTAACCAACAAAAAAGCCCCGGATCATCCGGGGCTGCAGGAAGAGAATCAACGTCGAAAGGATCAATCCCAACGGGGTCAACCGTGTCAGTCGCGGCGGCCACCGCCGTTGAGCACGATGATCAATCTCAGGATAAAGATGAACAGGTTGATATAGGTGAGATACATGCTGAGGGCACCCGCCAGGTACTGCTCATCCCGATAAGCACGAGGCATTGTGTAGAAGTCGACGAAGGCTGCGCCAACGAACAGCACCGTGCCGAACCCGGCAATCATCAGCTCGAAGCTGGTTCCATGGAACATCGCCGGAGCGAAGATTCCACCAATGAATTGAACCACCATTGCCAGGATCAGGCCGATCAACCCCAGACCGACAACACCAGAAAGAGCCTGACCGACGCTGTCGCTCATGCGACGCCCCACAATCGAGGCGATCACAAAGGTGATGCCGGTTGCCAGAGCAGCGGTTCCGACGGCTCCGACTCCGGCAACCGCACCCGCGAGAGCCACCAGTCCACTGAGGGTGAAACCAGTGATCAGGCTGTAAACGGCCAGAAGTGGCAACGCCGTGGCGTTGTTGCCCTTCATCGCGACGTTCTGCGCCACAAAGAAGAGAATCAAATTGCCGATCACTGCCACCCAGAACAGGGGCATGAACATCGGCGTTGCCATCA
Coding sequences within it:
- a CDS encoding bifunctional riboflavin kinase/FAD synthetase is translated as MIPLCSPQDARRPTALALGSFDGLHAGHRRVIGQAIAGSTAVPTVVSFWPHPREVLFGEARLRLDLPSEKLELLQPLGIEQLVLVPFTPELAQLSAEAFVNTVLLDTLQAQRIVVGANFRFGNKRSGDADLLRQVAAARGVEVLVTEIVEDGNGRMSSSRIRAALDIGDLDTAKSLLGRPYRFRGRVVRGRGLGRELGWPTANLQVDGRKFLPALGVYAAWAWVDGGDQPLAAVMNMGPQPTVDPTSPSAVEVHLLDRTIELEGRQLTVEPVQRLRGQQRFSGLEELSAQIGRDADQARSLLSVQTGVG
- a CDS encoding thiamine phosphate synthase yields the protein MGCESSLDPRVARLIDANLDRAREGLRVVEDWCRFGLERDDLVISLKDWRQRLGKLHQERYKRARSTVTDPGAGMEHPAQLDRHSPRQVVEANCGRVQEALRVLEEYGRNVDAPLSAEAAAIRYGLYDLEVTCLTATSGNNRRNRLQDCQLCLITSPCPDLVDRVKTALRSGVAMVQHRCKSGSDLERLAEARTLAALCRDHGALLIINDRIDLALAVDADGVHLGQDDLPTDVARGLIGPGRLLGRSTHSLNQVAEAHREDCDYLGLGPVNNTAVKPERPAIGAALVGEALAITHKPVFAIGGISQANLDALMAVGCRRVAVIGAIMGSDNPEKASQNLLSSLSRPTL
- the thiS gene encoding sulfur carrier protein ThiS: MALKLTVNGEVRCLDPEPMPPTLEAVIAALGHNPQLVVAEHNGVIAPRGGWASTTVGEGDSLEIVTIVGGGS
- a CDS encoding DUF1517 domain-containing protein, yielding MIARKLTWTRRLLATVLVPLVVFGFGLISAQPADAARGGRMGGGSFRAPSMPRSGGGGYRGGGYGGGMRGGGFGFPFIIPIFGFGGGGLFGLLILMAVAGVLVNAFRGGGGAPAIGGGSPMPAVPSKVNMLQVQVGMLASAKSLQEDLRRLAASSDTSSSSGLQRLLQESTLALLRQPELWVYANAESGSVPFSSAESTFNRLSMNERSKLDAELTSNVAGQKFTGGTTENVGDADATNEFIVVTLLVASTATASLKGASTGEELRQTLRILGSTASSELMALEVIWQPEGRGDVLSAEELLTAYPNLQHL
- the larB gene encoding nickel pincer cofactor biosynthesis protein LarB translates to MIDARLDLKRRERLGMVEAVWGEHKTAEQIITILERFSAADELGLVTRVSPEKADAVLAALPAVKAHAHARCLTLGELPAPPPGPPPVAVLSGGSSDRSVVAEATLALSCHGIAVDPLMDVGVAGLHRLLDQLPRLESAVVLIACAGMEGALPTVLAGLVPQPIIGVPVSVGYGISQGGRTALEGMLASCAPGLTVVNIDNGYGAAMAALRMLRNR
- a CDS encoding TIGR03792 family protein, which produces MTRAIALLLAMLLGVAAPAMAEQGVIEQLRLAVPASHRELWLQAEASSWQPWLEQQSGFEGRQLFWDPQREEGLLLIRWSSREQWKAIPAAEVERVQEVFEAQVNQALKRDPAAGPLFPLLAEGELQVQELPSR
- the trmD gene encoding tRNA (guanosine(37)-N1)-methyltransferase TrmD, giving the protein MAPYRLDVVSLAPQAFAPLLELGVIGRAFGSGIAELHLHNPRDFATDRYRKVDDEPYGGGAGMVLKPEPVFAAVESIPRRSGARVLLMSPQGRPLQQADLQRWAHDHDQLVLLCGHYEGFDERIRSLVDEEVSVGDFVLTGGELPAMTVINGVVRLLPGTVGTAQSLVEESHSALLLEHPHYTRPAEFQGMAVPAVLRSGNHAAIETWRQQQREQRTRDRRPDLYARWRMARDDAGAAMQMRIGNGYDIHRLVQGRPLILGGVTLEHPDGLGLDGHSDADVLVHAVMDALLGALSLGDIGKYFPPTDPQWKGADSLQLLEQVVALVTQRGWQVVNVDAVVIAERPKLKPHIEAMRGNIATRIGIAADAVGVKATTNERLGPEGREEGISCQAVVLLGQP
- a CDS encoding phycobiliprotein lyase produces the protein MSDQPFPPVDAAAFLGLCAGEWMSLRSSFELSSGGDDDWHSSERGELVVRFGEAVDEAEGELVVTAPGGASTTLRFLRDGALAIDGTSAGQWRFWPDGSMELNLSRPDGMTVQERIWFTRANLRLRSTTATDQDGTPRQGSFCTDIRRVSKAAA
- a CDS encoding phytanoyl-CoA dioxygenase family protein; translated protein: MLSLLSRTKSFRDPWVGQPALNHSWQLHRRRLQLAEALCRWRRWLRPVQERQLERDGFLVVPDVLPEPTFRAVRDEVEAHLAAAQEQHPMPANARTGFQPKQPFPGGFDRYDGGTLNRFLHIDPVTLPHAAAVTRDPRLSRWSRQVIGVPMDSRKLDVYLTVHGEESRTPDLQKDLHRDTFFRALKFWLFLRPVTAEDGPFEVVPGSHRLTPERLRWEQVTANAAIRNQQQPDVSGSFRIQEKDLEALGLPAPVTLPCRANTLVLADVFAFHRRGAAQPGRERLALYGWNRPYPFLPFTW
- the era gene encoding GTPase Era, with protein sequence MLSTSSSENHRSGFIALIGRPNVGKSTLVNQLVGEKVAITSPVAQTTRNRLRAILTTEDAQMVLVDTPGIHKPHHLLGERLVQSARSAIGEVDLVVLLLEGCERPGRGDAFIVKLLRQQPLPVLVALNKWDKLPEDRQAEAEAAYGELLKETAWPIHRCSALSGEGCSALSSAMAAQLPLGPQLYPPEMVSDQPERVLMGELIREQVLLHTREEIPHSVAVTIDRVEELPAGGKGGGRTAVLATVMVERKSQKGILIGKGGAMLKTIGQGARLQMQTLIDGPVYLELFVKVVPDWRSKPARLAELGYGVES
- a CDS encoding Bax inhibitor-1/YccA family protein produces the protein MPASSNFQQAIRDAQSSALVGPNVVNKALPYVGGGMVLTSVGVIGGLSMMATPMFMPLFWVAVIGNLILFFVAQNVAMKGNNATALPLLAVYSLITGFTLSGLVALAGAVAGVGAVGTAALATGITFVIASIVGRRMSDSVGQALSGVVGLGLIGLILAMVVQFIGGIFAPAMFHGTSFELMIAGFGTVLFVGAAFVDFYTMPRAYRDEQYLAGALSMYLTYINLFIFILRLIIVLNGGGRRD